In Oscillatoria acuminata PCC 6304, a single window of DNA contains:
- a CDS encoding methyl-accepting chemotaxis protein, which yields MLDSLKLRGRILACIIIPLLVSSVLATLIVSNVRKVDKLDQQIGFSSEVIDYLAEATLHAIRMERSTRGYLVNAKDRHRQGFETGSESYSRLIKSLEPKIAQLEDPIQRQRFEEYTQLGNQLRQINLQTLQLAQTGQMEEAVALFSTDQSSNITREIESIYNAFVQQERETLALRKVRAKEALDLSLAIAGWGTAMIGLVTIAIGAKLVSSIRDRIERAIHEVATSSTEFAATFSHQETSTNAQATSVNQTTASMEELNASSRATAEQAESAAANAILVLNLVDSSNHHELPVHPSYRLGSNPSGIPSRNRQMGHQNTSLKETVNQIAKRIEQLTQQLSQIDEIASNVSNIANQTNMLALNASVEAVRAGEAGKGFGVVATEIRKLADHSGRCADRINSLVKEIQSATSLTVQVTAEGTKTVEVVVEAIDEIVNNTQQISLTAQQQAIAIQQVFEAMNALNRIASETVNSISQAKLGTDKLNQAALDLKEMV from the coding sequence ATGTTGGACAGCTTAAAACTGAGGGGACGAATTCTCGCCTGCATTATTATCCCATTGTTAGTGTCGAGTGTACTGGCTACCCTGATTGTTTCAAATGTTAGAAAAGTCGATAAACTCGATCAACAGATTGGGTTTTCTTCAGAAGTCATTGATTATTTGGCCGAGGCTACTCTGCACGCGATTCGCATGGAACGGTCCACCCGAGGATATTTGGTGAATGCTAAAGATCGCCATCGTCAAGGATTTGAGACAGGTAGCGAATCTTATAGCCGGTTGATTAAGAGCTTAGAGCCAAAAATTGCTCAACTGGAGGACCCCATACAACGGCAGCGCTTTGAGGAGTACACTCAGTTGGGAAATCAACTGCGACAAATAAATTTGCAAACCCTCCAACTGGCACAAACGGGTCAGATGGAGGAAGCGGTGGCTTTATTTTCCACGGATCAGAGTAGCAATATTACTCGGGAGATCGAGTCGATTTATAATGCCTTTGTCCAACAAGAACGAGAGACCTTGGCGCTTAGAAAAGTCCGAGCGAAAGAAGCGTTAGATTTGTCCCTCGCTATTGCCGGGTGGGGAACGGCAATGATTGGTTTGGTGACGATCGCCATTGGTGCAAAACTAGTCTCCAGCATCCGCGATCGCATCGAACGTGCCATTCATGAAGTGGCGACTTCATCGACGGAATTTGCTGCCACCTTCAGTCATCAGGAAACTTCCACCAACGCCCAAGCCACCTCTGTTAACCAAACTACAGCCTCAATGGAGGAGTTGAATGCCTCCTCTAGAGCCACTGCTGAACAAGCCGAATCTGCTGCGGCTAACGCAATTTTAGTCTTAAACTTAGTGGATTCCTCCAACCATCATGAACTGCCGGTGCATCCGTCCTACCGTTTGGGTTCTAACCCCAGTGGCATCCCGTCCCGCAATCGCCAGATGGGACACCAAAATACCAGCTTAAAAGAAACTGTCAATCAGATTGCCAAGCGTATCGAACAACTCACCCAGCAACTGTCCCAAATTGATGAAATTGCCAGTAATGTTAGCAATATCGCCAATCAGACTAATATGTTAGCGTTGAATGCTTCGGTGGAAGCTGTGCGGGCCGGTGAAGCGGGGAAAGGATTTGGAGTGGTTGCTACCGAAATTCGCAAACTGGCGGACCACAGTGGCCGATGTGCCGATCGCATTAATTCTCTGGTCAAAGAAATTCAATCTGCCACATCTCTAACGGTTCAAGTCACAGCAGAAGGGACCAAAACGGTGGAAGTGGTGGTGGAAGCCATTGATGAAATTGTTAATAATACCCAACAAATTTCATTAACGGCACAACAGCAGGCGATCGCTATTCAGCAGGTTTTTGAAGCCATGAATGCCCTGAATAGAATTGCCTCAGAAACCGTTAACAGCATTTCTCAGGCCAAACTGGGCACCGACAAACTCAATCAAGCCGCCCTCGACCTCAAAGAAATGGTCTGA
- a CDS encoding hybrid sensor histidine kinase/response regulator, producing MMIDDEELRVTFKVASEEHLQKLNDGLLHLEEQPEDLGKLEELLREAHSLKGDAGMLGVKDIATLAHQWEHLLGTVKRKETTLTPELCDRLYHGLDAIAKLVQESVTGEAAGVNTFYVLAYLMGAASDINESETKSEPQPPQEAQKSPAREKLPPEQRNSSQETLDPIESVTETQGRETVEETEEQSDLDLEEPPEEAAREMLEVIPPVEVAVSVPVKVSATVNGHNLSQKHPIPEISKPFTPAPPPPGGDRGRESGPSKPPVLPPLAVTPPQASSHYRIDTIRVETRNLDSLMTQTGELTVSKIRIAHRLSEVEEIVTLWEEWSRDSFVNRFALEEVIRGNRNGSLDRLESFHHRTEDRLERLGQIVNRLRNSVYEDNARLDTIADELEEGIRTLRLLPLSTIFTLFPRMVRDLAKQEGKQVELLIEGGETRADKRILEEMKDPLMHIIRNAIDHGIETPGDRQQTGKPPKATIVLKGYQTANNIIIEIRDDGRGLDLEKIKQTALKRGICREEELAAMTPHQIHSLIFTPGFSTRTFVTEVSGRGVGLDVVRTNVERLKGSIHIDSTPGVGTTLRLSLGTTLATAHVLLVEVEGIAYALPVEFVQLARLVPESDIFALEGRETMILDGQPVSVVKLADLLELPPRGILNSSKSMNTSSLPCIILQVGEERLGLLVDALVDEQDVVLKPQSKLLKRVRNVAGATILGTGEVCMVLNPHDLLKSVRKPGKSIAPSKPQPESDRKLLVLLVEDSIATRTQEKRILENAGYEVVTAVDGLDGYNKLRTRDFDAVISDVQMPNLDGLGLVSKIRQHKEYSELPIILVTSLASDDDKRRGAEAGANSYIPKSSFNQEVLLETLKRLI from the coding sequence ATGATGATCGACGATGAAGAACTCAGAGTTACATTCAAAGTAGCCAGTGAAGAGCATTTGCAGAAACTCAACGACGGGTTACTGCACCTAGAAGAGCAGCCGGAGGACTTAGGGAAACTCGAAGAATTGTTGCGAGAAGCCCATAGTCTGAAAGGGGATGCGGGAATGTTGGGGGTGAAAGATATTGCCACCCTGGCACATCAGTGGGAACATCTGCTGGGAACGGTGAAGCGCAAAGAAACCACCTTAACCCCAGAATTGTGCGATCGCCTTTATCATGGCTTAGATGCGATCGCCAAACTCGTTCAAGAATCCGTCACCGGCGAAGCGGCTGGAGTTAATACCTTTTACGTCCTCGCCTACTTGATGGGCGCGGCCTCCGATATCAACGAGAGCGAAACTAAAAGCGAGCCACAACCACCCCAGGAAGCCCAAAAGTCCCCCGCCCGAGAAAAACTCCCCCCGGAACAGAGAAACAGTTCCCAAGAGACCTTAGACCCCATAGAGTCAGTCACGGAAACCCAAGGGAGGGAAACCGTCGAGGAAACTGAGGAACAGAGCGACCTAGACCTGGAGGAACCCCCAGAGGAAGCCGCCCGGGAAATGCTAGAGGTTATCCCCCCGGTCGAAGTCGCTGTCAGCGTCCCGGTCAAAGTCAGCGCCACGGTCAATGGGCATAATTTGTCTCAAAAACATCCTATTCCGGAGATCTCCAAACCCTTCACCCCTGCCCCACCCCCCCCAGGAGGCGATCGGGGCCGGGAGTCCGGACCTTCCAAACCCCCAGTCCTGCCCCCTTTAGCCGTCACCCCCCCTCAGGCAAGTAGCCACTACCGCATCGACACGATTCGAGTCGAAACCCGCAATCTGGACAGTCTGATGACCCAAACCGGGGAACTCACCGTCAGCAAAATCCGGATTGCACATCGCCTCTCGGAAGTCGAAGAAATTGTCACCCTTTGGGAAGAATGGAGTCGCGATAGCTTTGTCAATCGCTTCGCCCTAGAAGAAGTCATCCGAGGCAACCGCAATGGCTCCTTAGACCGATTGGAAAGTTTTCATCATCGCACCGAAGACCGACTGGAACGCCTCGGTCAAATTGTCAACCGCCTCAGAAATTCAGTTTATGAAGATAACGCCCGTCTCGATACCATTGCCGATGAACTGGAAGAAGGCATCCGCACCCTGCGCCTGCTGCCCTTATCCACCATTTTTACCCTGTTTCCTCGGATGGTGCGGGATTTAGCCAAACAAGAAGGCAAGCAAGTGGAACTGCTGATTGAAGGGGGAGAGACCCGCGCCGACAAGCGGATCCTGGAAGAAATGAAAGACCCTTTGATGCATATCATCCGGAATGCGATCGACCACGGGATTGAAACCCCAGGCGATCGGCAACAAACCGGCAAACCCCCCAAAGCCACTATTGTCCTCAAAGGCTACCAAACCGCCAACAACATCATCATCGAAATCCGTGATGATGGACGCGGACTCGACCTGGAAAAAATCAAACAAACCGCCCTCAAACGGGGAATCTGCCGAGAAGAAGAACTCGCTGCCATGACCCCGCACCAAATCCATAGCCTAATTTTCACCCCGGGATTCTCCACCCGGACCTTTGTCACCGAAGTATCCGGGCGAGGGGTGGGACTGGATGTGGTTCGCACCAACGTCGAACGGCTCAAAGGCAGTATTCACATTGACTCCACCCCAGGAGTGGGCACTACCCTGCGCTTATCTCTGGGGACCACCCTCGCCACCGCTCATGTTCTCCTCGTCGAGGTGGAGGGGATTGCCTACGCCTTGCCGGTGGAGTTCGTGCAACTGGCTCGTTTGGTCCCGGAGAGCGATATTTTTGCCCTAGAAGGACGGGAAACGATGATTTTAGACGGACAACCCGTTTCCGTGGTCAAACTCGCCGATTTGCTGGAACTGCCCCCGAGAGGGATTCTCAATTCCTCAAAAAGCATGAATACTTCGAGTCTGCCTTGCATTATTCTGCAAGTGGGGGAAGAACGATTAGGACTGTTGGTGGATGCCTTGGTGGATGAGCAAGATGTGGTGCTTAAACCCCAAAGCAAACTGCTCAAACGGGTCCGGAATGTGGCGGGAGCAACGATTTTGGGAACCGGGGAAGTTTGTATGGTGTTAAATCCTCATGACTTGCTCAAGTCGGTGCGAAAGCCGGGAAAATCCATTGCCCCCTCGAAACCCCAGCCCGAGAGCGATCGCAAATTATTAGTATTGCTCGTGGAAGACTCGATCGCCACCCGCACCCAAGAAAAACGGATTCTGGAAAATGCGGGATATGAGGTTGTCACCGCTGTGGATGGGTTGGATGGATACAATAAACTCAGAACACGGGACTTTGATGCAGTGATCTCCGATGTCCAAATGCCGAATCTTGACGGTTTAGGGTTAGTGAGCAAAATTCGTCAGCACAAGGAATATTCCGAATTGCCGATTATTCTGGTCACCTCCCTCGCCAGTGATGATGATAAACGCCGGGGTGCCGAAGCCGGGGCTAATTCCTACATTCCCAAAAGCAGTTTCAATCAAGAAGTGTTATTAGAAACGCTCAAACGGCTGATTTAG
- the cheB gene encoding chemotaxis-specific protein-glutamate methyltransferase CheB — protein MNKKPIRVLLVEDSPVALMIFKRLLGSTPEIEIVGTAKTGIEGLELIPQVHPQVICTDLNMPKMDGLEFTKEVMAKFPCPILVVSSSVQAEDTLTVFNLLKAGAVDVFPKPRQGVMGNFDAIRHELISKIKVLAGVTVFTLHRRGAANRETQRVSPRVVPPKNTGKILIPEQKRVDPVVQTVKIPASYSPAPPVPAALSPNLPTGAGSFQGVKIVAIGASTGGPQALHTILCQLPPKFPVPVICVQHISEGFLKGLVDWLGSECQLPVKIAPAGERPEPGIIYFPPEQKHLEFDSQGRFLYSSMGPVSGHRPSVTVTFNAVAKFYRRAALGILLTGMGRDGADGMLELFKQGGITIAQNESSCVVFGMPREAIALSAAQYILPISEIAPLLLKRLMSDRH, from the coding sequence ATGAACAAGAAGCCGATTCGAGTTTTGCTGGTGGAGGATTCTCCAGTAGCGCTGATGATTTTTAAGCGCCTGTTGGGATCAACTCCTGAGATTGAAATTGTGGGGACAGCCAAGACGGGAATTGAAGGGTTGGAGTTGATTCCCCAGGTTCATCCCCAGGTGATTTGTACCGACCTCAATATGCCAAAAATGGACGGGTTGGAGTTTACCAAAGAGGTGATGGCAAAGTTCCCCTGCCCGATTTTGGTGGTGAGTTCTTCGGTACAAGCGGAGGATACGCTTACCGTATTTAATTTGCTCAAGGCAGGGGCGGTGGATGTGTTTCCCAAACCACGTCAGGGGGTGATGGGGAATTTTGATGCGATTCGTCACGAACTGATTTCTAAGATTAAAGTGTTAGCCGGGGTGACGGTGTTTACGTTGCATCGTCGGGGTGCGGCTAATCGGGAGACACAGCGAGTATCCCCTAGGGTTGTCCCTCCTAAAAATACGGGAAAAATCCTCATCCCGGAACAGAAGCGGGTTGATCCGGTGGTTCAAACGGTGAAAATTCCCGCCTCCTACAGTCCAGCGCCACCTGTTCCCGCCGCCTTGTCTCCCAATTTGCCGACGGGGGCCGGTTCATTTCAAGGGGTGAAAATTGTGGCGATCGGGGCTTCGACGGGAGGACCCCAAGCGTTACATACGATTTTGTGTCAACTGCCACCAAAGTTTCCGGTGCCGGTGATTTGTGTGCAACATATTAGTGAGGGATTTTTGAAGGGGTTAGTGGATTGGTTGGGTTCGGAATGTCAGTTGCCGGTGAAAATTGCCCCGGCGGGGGAAAGACCCGAACCGGGAATTATTTATTTTCCCCCGGAACAAAAGCATTTAGAGTTTGACAGTCAGGGTCGGTTTCTGTATTCGAGTATGGGTCCGGTTTCGGGACATCGCCCTTCGGTAACGGTGACATTTAATGCGGTGGCGAAGTTTTATCGCCGTGCGGCATTGGGAATTTTGCTCACGGGGATGGGTCGAGATGGGGCGGATGGGATGTTAGAACTGTTCAAGCAGGGGGGGATTACCATTGCCCAAAATGAGAGCAGTTGTGTGGTGTTTGGAATGCCCAGAGAGGCGATCGCCTTAAGTGCGGCGCAGTATATTTTACCCATTAGTGAGATTGCTCCACTGCTCCTCAAGCGCCTGATGAGCGATCGGCATTAG
- a CDS encoding type II toxin-antitoxin system VapC family toxin has product MLLLDAHIWIRWQNPQPSSIVLSKPLIDRIETADSVAISAISCWELGQLVKRQRVQISLPLDEWVQAALEDIQVLPIDQAIALKASQLPEHHRDPADRIIIATALIYDAALISLDAIFPTYTELQGRLISG; this is encoded by the coding sequence ATGCTGTTACTGGATGCTCATATCTGGATCCGTTGGCAAAATCCCCAGCCCAGTAGTATAGTTCTTTCTAAACCTCTAATCGATCGGATTGAAACCGCTGATAGTGTTGCCATTAGTGCCATTTCCTGCTGGGAACTCGGACAATTGGTGAAACGGCAGCGGGTACAGATTTCTCTTCCCCTTGATGAATGGGTACAAGCTGCATTGGAAGATATTCAGGTTTTGCCCATCGATCAGGCAATTGCCCTGAAAGCCTCTCAACTACCAGAGCATCATCGGGATCCCGCTGATCGGATTATCATTGCCACAGCTTTAATCTATGATGCTGCACTCATCAGTCTAGATGCAATTTTTCCCACCTATACGGAGTTACAGGGACGTTTAATTTCCGGTTGA
- a CDS encoding AAA family ATPase — translation MAIAILDYQIGELLHESSNSRIYRALGLSDNQPVILKLLNQAYPSPEKIAQFQREYETTRSLNFPGIINAYRLERSDRQWVMVIEDFGGVSLKTIIQNQPLTLSQFLPIAINIAEILDLVHQQQIIHKDINPSNLVLNPNTQELKLIDFGISTQLSRENPTFRNPNLLEGTLLYIAPEQTGRMNRSVDYRSDFYSLGVTFYELLTGRVPFPSDDPLALVYSHLAQQPIPPHQLNTEIPEAISRIILKLMSKNAEDRYQSAYGLKRDLEECLRQWQNTEQIQPFPLATQDSSDRFQLPQKLYGRQQEIAELLSGFERVCSGGQTELMLVAGYSGIGKSALVQEVYKPITRQRGYFISGKFDQLQRDIPYASLVQAFRSLILQLLTESATQIATWREKLLTALGPNAQIIIDVIPELKAIIGEQPPIPELPGMEAENRFKLVFQNFIQVFTQAEHPLVVFLDDLQWSDNASLKLLALLMTTPASQYLYLIGAYRDNEVSSVHPLMLTLEELQKNQATVNQIFLTPLSLSDVTQLVADTLNTTEEIARPLAELVEVKTKGNPFFVNQFLSSLYKNKVLNFESDRRCWQWDIHQIAAQNITDNVVDLMVEQVKKLPETTQTCLKLAACIGYRFDLETLALVSQKSRSETAAALWEAISETLILPLGDDYKLMEVDIPEIAQGVTVEYKFAHDRIQQAAYSLIPETDKQAVHLQIGQLFLENTPSENREQNIFDIVHQLNLGREAIREVSLQQELVSLNEIAGKKAKASAAFKSALRYFQTAIELLSQNSWEEQYDLTLALYLEAIEAALFSGSYALMEEFSEVILQQAITVLDTVKVYELKIQGYVSQNELGEAKKSGLEILERLGMPLPEQPTPSDIGQAMTETRAIWAGKRISDLIDMPPMLDPYKLAASRVFVSLATPAAVGFPEIYPLVLLRMAGLFLQYGNTSQAPGGYGAYAILLCGVENDLESGYEFGLLSLNLQERLNVKEIETKTLHIFNTFIRHWKEPVRNSIKNFLQAYQSGLETGDILYGGWALWMYCVHSYWAGEELLQVNAAISTYSDEIIKLKQAIALRWMESFRESVFNLLTSTEEPWTLNSDTFDESSQLLSYQQAGDRIALCLSYLNKIMLCYLFERFPEAAENVALGEEYVGMAIAMHTVPLFNFYDSLTHLALYPDASEPEQQRILEKVTANQEKMQLWAQHAPMNYLHKYYLVEAERARVLCNPSDARDYYDRAIALAKENEYLNEEALAYELAARFYIGRNIPHLARFYLVEAHYAYQRWGATAKVKHLETRYPQLLELRTSTSSKLSTTTTSGSSSGETLDIATVLKASQAISSEIQLNKLLAQLLTLAIENAGAQKGVLILSDNNQLKIEAAKLPDREVQILESLPLETGNFVPPAIINYVARTQENVILANATQEGIFTSEPYILQQQTQSLLCAAIVNQGKLIGILYLENNLATGAFTQERIELLQVISAQAAISLENAQLYRTLEDKVIERTAQLAEANEEISALNELLKSDNLRMSAELDVTRQLQQKMLPNPEELQAIPGLEIAGFMEPADEIGGDYYDVLNHEGHIKIGIGDVTGHGLEAGMVMVMVQTAVRTLLVNNETDYVKFLNTINRMIHDNVKRMRTDKNLTLALLDYADGVLRITGQHEEVLVVRGTGEIERLDTVDLGFPVGLELDIADFITQAEVELNPGDGVVLYTDGIPEAENMAKEFYGMDRLCEVVSQYWQESAEAIRQLVIQDVREFIGEQKVFDDITLVVMKQR, via the coding sequence ATGGCGATCGCAATTTTAGACTACCAAATCGGCGAACTACTCCACGAAAGCAGCAACTCCCGAATCTATCGCGCCCTGGGTTTATCCGATAACCAACCCGTTATCCTCAAACTCCTCAATCAAGCCTACCCCTCCCCAGAAAAAATCGCCCAGTTTCAGCGGGAATATGAAACCACTCGGTCTCTAAATTTTCCCGGTATCATCAATGCCTATCGCTTAGAAAGGTCAGATCGTCAGTGGGTGATGGTGATTGAAGATTTTGGCGGAGTTTCCCTAAAGACAATTATTCAAAATCAACCTTTAACCCTGAGTCAATTTTTACCCATTGCCATTAACATTGCCGAAATCTTGGATCTTGTCCATCAGCAACAAATTATCCACAAAGATATTAACCCCAGCAACCTGGTTCTTAACCCCAACACCCAAGAACTCAAACTCATCGATTTTGGCATCTCTACCCAACTCAGCCGAGAAAATCCCACCTTTCGGAATCCGAATCTCTTAGAAGGAACCCTCCTCTATATTGCCCCCGAACAAACCGGACGGATGAATCGCAGTGTAGACTATCGCAGTGATTTTTATTCCCTCGGAGTGACCTTCTACGAACTGCTTACCGGCAGGGTTCCCTTTCCCAGCGATGACCCCCTGGCCCTAGTGTATTCCCATCTCGCTCAACAACCCATTCCACCCCATCAGCTTAATACAGAAATTCCTGAAGCGATTTCGCGCATCATCTTAAAATTGATGTCCAAAAATGCCGAAGACCGCTATCAATCGGCTTATGGATTAAAGAGGGATTTAGAAGAATGTTTGCGCCAGTGGCAAAACACTGAACAAATCCAACCTTTTCCTCTGGCGACTCAGGATAGTTCCGACCGATTCCAACTGCCGCAAAAACTGTATGGACGGCAACAAGAAATTGCCGAACTGCTCTCCGGTTTCGAGCGAGTTTGTAGCGGCGGCCAGACTGAACTGATGCTCGTAGCGGGATATTCGGGGATTGGGAAATCGGCCTTAGTCCAGGAAGTTTATAAACCGATTACCCGTCAACGGGGCTATTTTATCTCCGGCAAATTTGACCAACTACAACGGGATATTCCTTATGCTTCTCTGGTGCAAGCCTTTCGGTCTTTAATTTTGCAATTGCTCACAGAAAGCGCGACCCAAATCGCCACTTGGCGGGAGAAACTACTGACGGCACTCGGACCTAATGCACAAATTATCATTGATGTCATTCCCGAACTGAAAGCCATCATTGGCGAACAACCCCCTATCCCCGAACTTCCGGGAATGGAAGCTGAAAATCGCTTTAAATTAGTCTTCCAAAACTTTATCCAAGTCTTTACCCAAGCAGAACATCCCCTGGTTGTCTTTTTAGATGATTTGCAATGGTCTGATAACGCTTCCCTGAAATTGTTAGCACTTCTAATGACGACCCCGGCGAGTCAGTATTTATATCTCATCGGGGCCTATCGCGATAACGAAGTTTCCTCAGTGCATCCATTGATGCTCACCCTAGAGGAACTTCAAAAAAACCAAGCCACCGTGAATCAAATTTTTCTGACTCCATTGAGTCTGAGTGATGTCACCCAGTTGGTTGCCGATACCCTAAATACTACTGAAGAAATTGCCCGTCCCCTGGCGGAGTTAGTAGAGGTCAAGACTAAGGGAAATCCATTTTTTGTCAACCAATTTTTAAGCTCTCTCTATAAAAATAAAGTCTTAAATTTTGAATCGGACCGTCGCTGTTGGCAGTGGGATATTCATCAAATAGCGGCCCAAAACATTACAGATAATGTGGTGGATTTGATGGTAGAGCAAGTTAAAAAACTCCCCGAAACCACCCAAACTTGCTTAAAATTAGCGGCTTGTATAGGCTATCGCTTTGACCTAGAAACTTTGGCCCTCGTCTCTCAGAAATCCCGTTCAGAAACAGCGGCAGCATTATGGGAGGCCATCTCCGAGACTTTGATTTTACCCCTGGGGGACGACTATAAGCTGATGGAAGTGGATATCCCCGAGATTGCACAGGGGGTAACCGTGGAGTATAAATTTGCTCATGACCGCATCCAGCAAGCGGCTTATTCTTTAATCCCAGAAACGGATAAACAAGCGGTCCATCTCCAGATTGGTCAGTTATTTCTCGAAAATACACCCTCGGAAAATCGCGAGCAAAATATCTTTGATATCGTCCATCAACTCAACTTGGGTCGGGAAGCTATTCGTGAGGTATCCTTACAACAAGAGTTAGTTTCATTAAATGAGATAGCGGGTAAAAAAGCCAAAGCCTCCGCTGCTTTTAAATCGGCATTACGTTACTTCCAGACGGCGATCGAGTTACTTTCTCAAAACAGTTGGGAAGAGCAATATGATTTAACCTTAGCCCTGTATTTGGAAGCGATTGAAGCCGCCTTATTTAGTGGTTCTTATGCCTTGATGGAAGAATTCAGTGAAGTAATTCTACAACAAGCTATCACCGTTTTGGACACTGTGAAAGTGTATGAACTGAAAATCCAAGGGTATGTTTCACAGAATGAACTAGGAGAAGCGAAAAAAAGTGGGCTGGAAATTCTGGAACGGTTAGGAATGCCACTTCCGGAGCAACCCACTCCATCGGATATTGGGCAGGCCATGACAGAAACTAGAGCAATTTGGGCCGGAAAGCGGATTTCTGATTTAATTGATATGCCACCGATGCTCGACCCTTATAAGTTAGCAGCCTCTCGGGTTTTTGTGAGTTTAGCTACTCCGGCTGCTGTTGGATTTCCTGAAATTTATCCCCTGGTTTTACTCCGGATGGCTGGTTTATTCCTCCAATATGGTAACACTTCTCAAGCTCCGGGGGGGTATGGTGCTTATGCCATACTTTTATGTGGGGTAGAAAATGATTTAGAATCTGGATATGAATTCGGTCTATTAAGTTTAAATTTACAGGAGCGCCTAAATGTCAAAGAGATAGAAACCAAAACCTTACATATTTTTAATACATTTATTCGACACTGGAAGGAGCCTGTCCGTAATAGCATAAAAAATTTTTTACAAGCCTATCAAAGTGGATTAGAAACCGGAGATATCCTGTATGGGGGCTGGGCCTTGTGGATGTACTGCGTCCATTCCTACTGGGCAGGGGAAGAATTGCTTCAGGTCAACGCTGCAATTTCTACTTACAGCGATGAAATCATCAAATTAAAGCAAGCAATAGCGTTACGGTGGATGGAATCGTTTCGAGAATCGGTCTTTAATCTGTTAACTTCGACAGAAGAACCCTGGACCCTCAATAGTGATACATTTGATGAATCGAGTCAACTGTTATCTTATCAACAAGCAGGGGATAGAATTGCGCTTTGTTTGAGTTATTTAAACAAAATCATGTTGTGCTACCTGTTTGAACGGTTCCCAGAAGCGGCTGAAAATGTAGCCTTGGGGGAAGAGTATGTGGGGATGGCGATCGCCATGCATACGGTCCCCTTATTCAATTTCTACGATTCCCTCACCCACCTCGCCCTCTATCCCGACGCCTCGGAACCGGAACAACAGCGCATCCTAGAAAAAGTCACCGCCAACCAGGAAAAAATGCAACTCTGGGCCCAACACGCCCCCATGAACTACCTGCATAAATATTATCTCGTTGAAGCCGAACGCGCCCGAGTCTTGTGCAACCCCTCCGATGCCCGAGATTACTACGATCGCGCGATCGCCCTCGCCAAAGAAAACGAATATCTCAACGAAGAAGCCCTCGCCTACGAACTCGCCGCCCGTTTCTACATCGGACGCAACATCCCTCACCTAGCCCGCTTCTACCTCGTTGAAGCCCACTATGCCTATCAACGCTGGGGGGCCACTGCCAAAGTCAAACACCTAGAAACCCGCTATCCCCAACTCCTCGAATTACGAACCTCCACCAGCAGCAAACTCTCCACCACCACCACCAGTGGCAGCAGTTCCGGAGAAACCCTGGATATCGCCACGGTGCTCAAAGCCTCCCAAGCCATCAGCAGCGAAATCCAACTCAATAAACTCCTCGCCCAACTCCTGACTCTCGCCATAGAAAACGCCGGTGCACAAAAAGGCGTGCTGATTTTATCTGACAACAATCAACTCAAAATCGAAGCTGCCAAACTCCCCGATCGCGAAGTCCAAATCCTGGAATCCCTCCCCCTAGAAACCGGCAACTTTGTCCCTCCGGCTATCATTAACTATGTCGCCCGGACCCAAGAAAATGTCATCCTCGCCAACGCCACCCAAGAGGGAATTTTCACCTCAGAACCTTACATTCTCCAACAGCAAACCCAGTCCCTTCTTTGTGCCGCTATTGTCAATCAAGGCAAACTCATCGGCATTCTTTACCTGGAAAATAACTTAGCAACCGGCGCATTTACCCAGGAACGCATCGAACTGTTACAAGTCATCTCCGCCCAAGCCGCAATTTCCCTAGAAAATGCCCAACTGTATCGCACTTTAGAAGATAAAGTCATCGAACGCACCGCCCAACTCGCTGAGGCGAACGAAGAAATCAGCGCCCTGAATGAACTGCTCAAATCCGACAACCTGCGGATGAGTGCGGAACTAGATGTCACCCGCCAACTGCAACAGAAAATGCTGCCAAACCCTGAAGAATTGCAGGCGATTCCTGGCTTAGAAATTGCGGGATTTATGGAACCTGCCGATGAAATTGGGGGGGATTATTATGATGTGTTGAACCATGAGGGACATATCAAAATTGGGATTGGGGATGTCACGGGACATGGATTAGAAGCGGGGATGGTGATGGTGATGGTCCAAACCGCTGTGCGAACTTTACTGGTGAACAATGAGACGGATTATGTGAAGTTTCTCAATACCATCAACCGGATGATTCATGATAACGTGAAGCGGATGCGGACGGATAAGAACCTGACCTTAGCGTTGTTGGATTATGCCGATGGAGTGTTGCGGATTACGGGACAACATGAGGAGGTTTTAGTGGTCCGGGGAACGGGAGAAATTGAGCGACTGGATACGGTTGATTTAGGATTTCCCGTGGGGTTAGAGTTGGATATTGCTGATTTTATTACTCAGGCAGAAGTTGAGTTAAATCCTGGGGATGGGGTGGTGCTTTATACCGATGGGATACCGGAGGCGGAAAATATGGCGAAAGAGTTCTATGGGATGGACCGATTGTGTGAGGTGGTGTCGCAGTATTGGCAGGAGTCTGCCGAGGCGATTCGACAGCTTGTGATTCAGGATGTGCGGGAGTTTATTGGGGAACAGAAGGTGTTTGATGATATTACTTTGGTGGTGATGAAGCAGCGGTGA